One Gossypium hirsutum isolate 1008001.06 chromosome A11, Gossypium_hirsutum_v2.1, whole genome shotgun sequence genomic window carries:
- the LOC107890802 gene encoding protein S-acyltransferase 8 isoform X1 has translation MAKRLYEVWKGKNKFIFRGRLIFGPDAKSLIITLLLIIVPVIIFCTNVARNLLGETSGNIAGYAILMVTVVFTIYVLLLLLLTSARDPGIVPRNLHPPTEEMCYDSSASIDVGRQTPTPRLPPTKEVIVNGVPVRVKYCITCQLYRPPRCSHCSVCDNCVERFDHHCPWVGQCIGMRNYRSFFLFISSSTILCIFIFGMSALNIKFLTNDYGTVWKAIKESPLSVVLMVYCFIFLWFVGGLTCFHLYLIGTNQVRHDAKTVSTRRTDNKKTTYETFRYRGVERPQVYDRGCLNNFREVFCSKIKPSRNNFHAYVQENERGFTRGMNSEGYIGNLDGNRREKVEDDREIGGDLLKISQRHEAEDA, from the exons ATGGCTAAGCGTCTGTATGAAGTTTGGAAGGGCAAAAAT AAATTTATTTTCAGGGGGAGGTTGATATTTGGTCCAGATGCAAAGTCGCTGATTATTACCTTACTACTTATCATTGTTCCCGTTATTATCTTCTGTACAAATGTTGCACGGAACCTTCTTGGTGAAACTTCAGGAAATATCGCTGGCTATGCAATTCTCATGGTGACAGTAGTTTTCACAATCTAT GTATTACTACTGCTTCTTCTTACCTCTGCCAGAGACCCTGGAATTGTTCCTCGCAATTTACATCCACCAACAGAAGAGATGTGTTATGATTCCTCAGCTTCAATTGATGTTGGGAGACAAACACCAACCCCACGACTACCACCCACAAAAGAAGTTATTGTCAATGGTGTGCCTGTTAGGGTGAAGTATTGTATCACATGCCAGTTGTATCGTCCACCTCGTTGCTCACATTGCTCTGTATGTGATAATTGTGTGGAGCGATTTGATCACCATTGTCCTTGGGTAGGCCAGTGCATTGGAATG CGCAACTACCGGTCATTCTTTTTGTTCATTTCGTCTTCAACCATCCTCTGCATCTTTATCTTTGGAATGTCTGCCTTGAACATAAAATTCCTTACGAATGACTATGGAACGGTCTGGAAGGCAATAAAAGAGTCACCACTTTCGGTGGTACTAATGGTTTATTGCTTCATTTTCCTTTGGTTTGTTGGAGGACTTACCTGCTTCCACTTATATCTTATTGGCACAAACCAG GTTCGGCATGATGCCAAAACAGTTTCAACAAGGAGAACGGACAATAAAAAG acCACATATGAGACATTTCGTTACCGAGGAGTAGAAAGGCCCCAAGTATATGACCGTGGCTGCTTGAACAACTTTCGAGAAGTATTCTGCTCCAAGATAAAACCTTCAAGAAACAATTTTCACGCTTATGTACAAGAAAATGAAAGAGGGTTTACCCGGGGCATGAATTCAGAAGGTTACATAGGTAATTTAGATGGAAACCGAAGAGAAAAAGTAGAAGACGACCGAGAAATCGGTGGCGACCTTCTCAAGATATCCCAACGCCATGAAGCTGAAGATGCTTAA
- the LOC107890802 gene encoding protein S-acyltransferase 8 isoform X2 yields MAKRLYEVWKGKNKFIFRGRLIFGPDAKSLIITLLLIIVPVIIFCTNVARNLLGETSGNIAGYAILMVTVVFTIYVLLLLLLTSARDPGIVPRNLHPPTEEMCYDSSASIDVGRQTPTPRLPPTKEVIVNGVPVRVKYCITCQLYRPPRCSHCSVCDNCVERFDHHCPWVGQCIGMRNYRSFFLFISSSTILCIFIFGMSALNIKFLTNDYGTVWKAIKESPLSVVLMVYCFIFLWFVGGLTCFHLYLIGTNQTTYETFRYRGVERPQVYDRGCLNNFREVFCSKIKPSRNNFHAYVQENERGFTRGMNSEGYIGNLDGNRREKVEDDREIGGDLLKISQRHEAEDA; encoded by the exons ATGGCTAAGCGTCTGTATGAAGTTTGGAAGGGCAAAAAT AAATTTATTTTCAGGGGGAGGTTGATATTTGGTCCAGATGCAAAGTCGCTGATTATTACCTTACTACTTATCATTGTTCCCGTTATTATCTTCTGTACAAATGTTGCACGGAACCTTCTTGGTGAAACTTCAGGAAATATCGCTGGCTATGCAATTCTCATGGTGACAGTAGTTTTCACAATCTAT GTATTACTACTGCTTCTTCTTACCTCTGCCAGAGACCCTGGAATTGTTCCTCGCAATTTACATCCACCAACAGAAGAGATGTGTTATGATTCCTCAGCTTCAATTGATGTTGGGAGACAAACACCAACCCCACGACTACCACCCACAAAAGAAGTTATTGTCAATGGTGTGCCTGTTAGGGTGAAGTATTGTATCACATGCCAGTTGTATCGTCCACCTCGTTGCTCACATTGCTCTGTATGTGATAATTGTGTGGAGCGATTTGATCACCATTGTCCTTGGGTAGGCCAGTGCATTGGAATG CGCAACTACCGGTCATTCTTTTTGTTCATTTCGTCTTCAACCATCCTCTGCATCTTTATCTTTGGAATGTCTGCCTTGAACATAAAATTCCTTACGAATGACTATGGAACGGTCTGGAAGGCAATAAAAGAGTCACCACTTTCGGTGGTACTAATGGTTTATTGCTTCATTTTCCTTTGGTTTGTTGGAGGACTTACCTGCTTCCACTTATATCTTATTGGCACAAACCAG acCACATATGAGACATTTCGTTACCGAGGAGTAGAAAGGCCCCAAGTATATGACCGTGGCTGCTTGAACAACTTTCGAGAAGTATTCTGCTCCAAGATAAAACCTTCAAGAAACAATTTTCACGCTTATGTACAAGAAAATGAAAGAGGGTTTACCCGGGGCATGAATTCAGAAGGTTACATAGGTAATTTAGATGGAAACCGAAGAGAAAAAGTAGAAGACGACCGAGAAATCGGTGGCGACCTTCTCAAGATATCCCAACGCCATGAAGCTGAAGATGCTTAA